A window of the Pseudomonas fluorescens genome harbors these coding sequences:
- the rfaH gene encoding transcription/translation regulatory transformer protein RfaH, producing MPVISSDQPNWYLLQCKPRQDERAHLNLLQQNYVVFHPQLVSERVIRGKRQRVQESLFPGYLFIQLSRDDNWAPLRSTRGVSRFVEFNHGPATVAEHVIEHLRARCLESTLSEPDEALKPGENLQIVSGPLAPLEGVFLGLHGTDRVMILLQFLNREQPVCLPLSVIERQQAGVHTYN from the coding sequence ATGCCAGTCATCAGCTCGGACCAACCTAATTGGTACCTTTTACAATGCAAGCCACGTCAGGATGAGCGTGCCCACCTCAACCTGCTTCAACAGAACTACGTGGTCTTTCACCCCCAACTCGTCAGTGAGCGCGTCATTCGCGGGAAACGACAGCGAGTCCAGGAATCCCTCTTCCCCGGGTACTTGTTCATCCAACTCAGTCGTGACGACAACTGGGCACCCTTGCGTTCCACTCGAGGGGTCAGTCGCTTTGTCGAATTCAATCATGGTCCCGCGACAGTGGCGGAGCACGTCATCGAGCATCTGCGTGCACGTTGCCTTGAATCAACGTTGTCGGAGCCGGACGAAGCGCTGAAACCCGGAGAAAACCTGCAGATCGTCAGCGGTCCGCTCGCACCACTGGAAGGCGTGTTTCTGGGGTTGCACGGTACCGACCGCGTCATGATCCTTCTGCAGTTTCTTAACCGTGAGCAGCCTGTCTGTTTGCCACTCAGCGTGATTGAACGTCAACAAGCCGGTGTTCACACCTATAACTAA
- a CDS encoding outer membrane beta-barrel protein → MALKSRCPVALMMACLYPEMAWSINPQAIDVYGFDFTPSFLFSESYDDNFRELENSKQSSMVTKLAPSFELKAEDRNSATRLIWQPTRYIYHDESDASNTAQRVRADSIMEFTDRHRLKLDAEYRKWERTESTAVEGINDKLNNKRVGGLYTFGAKSADNQIDLGASYAQLRYDNADGINDDKERNTTALTSTWYHRIGSNTRGLVEYNHTDFDYQQANSPRSSKSDAIMAGAVWDFTARTTGKVRVGYEKKNFDNSESKDLDNPTWQVDLQWKPRTYSTFTFVARQALAEGDDGADAVKSTFTQVGWRHGWTERITTVAQAGYGRYVYEGQSRTDNLQDYNLAVVYAMRRWLDIELGYRYRDNDSDADDESFTRNVFQISFNVSL, encoded by the coding sequence ATGGCTTTAAAGTCACGATGCCCTGTCGCACTGATGATGGCCTGCCTCTATCCGGAAATGGCCTGGAGCATCAATCCGCAAGCCATTGATGTTTACGGATTCGACTTCACGCCATCCTTCCTGTTTTCAGAAAGTTACGACGACAACTTTCGCGAGTTGGAAAACAGCAAGCAGTCCTCCATGGTCACCAAGTTGGCGCCCTCTTTCGAGCTCAAGGCCGAGGATCGCAACAGCGCCACCCGGCTGATCTGGCAACCTACTCGCTACATTTATCACGATGAGTCGGATGCCTCGAACACGGCACAACGCGTGCGAGCGGACAGCATCATGGAGTTCACCGACCGGCATCGCCTGAAGCTTGATGCCGAGTACCGGAAATGGGAGCGCACGGAATCGACGGCGGTCGAAGGCATCAACGACAAGCTCAACAACAAACGCGTGGGTGGTCTCTACACCTTCGGTGCTAAAAGCGCTGACAATCAAATCGATCTCGGGGCCAGTTACGCCCAACTGCGCTACGACAACGCTGATGGCATCAACGACGACAAGGAACGCAATACCACTGCCCTGACGAGCACCTGGTATCACCGCATCGGCAGCAATACCCGGGGTCTGGTGGAATATAACCACACCGACTTTGATTACCAGCAGGCCAACAGCCCGCGCAGCAGTAAATCCGACGCCATCATGGCCGGTGCCGTATGGGATTTCACGGCACGCACAACGGGTAAAGTCCGCGTCGGTTACGAGAAAAAGAACTTCGACAACAGCGAATCCAAAGACCTCGACAACCCGACCTGGCAAGTCGATCTGCAATGGAAACCGCGGACCTATTCGACATTCACCTTCGTCGCTCGCCAGGCCCTTGCCGAGGGTGACGACGGCGCTGATGCCGTGAAGTCGACCTTCACCCAGGTCGGCTGGCGTCACGGCTGGACTGAACGGATTACTACCGTGGCACAGGCCGGTTACGGCCGTTATGTCTACGAAGGCCAAAGCCGTACCGACAATCTTCAGGACTACAACCTGGCCGTGGTGTACGCCATGCGCCGTTGGCTGGATATCGAACTGGGTTATCGATATCGCGACAACGATTCCGATGCCGACGATGAAAGCTTCACCCGCAACGTGTTCCAGATCAGCTTCAACGTCAGCCTTTAA
- a CDS encoding polysaccharide biosynthesis/export family protein — translation MNARLVFLLFALFLTPHTYAADPDTQYKLAAGDVLRIIVFGEPELSMKKIRLSDAGTFSYPFLGEISAKGLTPGQVEKIIVDGLKQGYLIDPKVSLSQIEYRSFYINGEVKKPGSYPFVPGLTLEKAIALGGGLTERASMKRVTILRGDGGATVTDNVTRSTTIAPGDTISIAQGFF, via the coding sequence ATGAACGCTCGCTTGGTTTTTCTTTTGTTCGCGTTGTTTCTCACTCCTCACACCTACGCGGCAGATCCCGACACGCAATACAAACTGGCTGCCGGCGACGTGTTGCGAATCATCGTTTTCGGTGAGCCTGAATTAAGCATGAAAAAGATCCGGCTCAGTGACGCTGGCACCTTTTCCTATCCGTTCCTGGGCGAGATTTCCGCCAAGGGGCTGACTCCCGGCCAGGTCGAGAAAATCATCGTCGACGGGCTCAAGCAGGGTTATCTGATCGACCCGAAAGTCAGTCTCAGCCAGATCGAATACCGCTCGTTCTACATCAATGGCGAAGTGAAAAAGCCCGGCAGCTACCCGTTCGTGCCCGGACTGACACTCGAGAAAGCCATCGCGCTGGGCGGCGGCCTGACCGAGCGCGCCTCGATGAAACGAGTAACCATCTTGCGCGGCGATGGTGGCGCGACCGTGACCGATAACGTTACGCGAAGCACCACGATTGCCCCCGGCGATACCATTTCCATTGCACAAGGCTTTTTCTGA
- a CDS encoding GumC family protein translates to MDNSPSNYVERPLQAHLHPQHVEDKDTLDLLNLWRVIWRAKWSIGWLVLLSCALAAAVVSSITPQYIGSTTLLFNDKTPPLMSFQQVKDSGSSGTDYLQTQQALLQSRDLAERAVKKLGLTTHPVTDPRQQPKPWFAPRQWLANLDLDQWIPGLGRFLPPKKEELTEAEVFNQVTQNLMLHTSVKFVGKSQLLEIEVELPDPVLAAAAANALAQGFTDSQLDTSEKSSQTTTAWMNTRLIKLRDNLRAAEKKLQGYREEQGLVDVGGVATISANELEMTGNRMVDARRNRAEAESEYRQAKALGNGDLSRLSSVPAVLSNPLVQKFQADRAVAQAKVDELAGRYGPKHPSLISAQTELRTATTSLQLQVQQVVAGIERQYQLATASEASLRQSFNSNKAQIQDIARKEFQLREFQREVDSTRALYETFVTRLKETTATADMDSTKVRIVDPAIVPVDASKPRKTLIVGIVGLVAAVIGVALALLFESLSNTFKTDESIESVLNVPLLSVVPLVVKKSRRQLARLFEDNDNPRFSETIRNLRTWLMLQSSEKPSQVVLVTSTVAGEGKSTIATNLASSLTPLERVLLIDADMRQPTLSLNFDFPPDSPGLANVIAGTARLEDCIVSVGNLDMLPAGKVLPPSLDMFVAPRLPSPADPLNPVQPPPQDLLSSPRMARMLEALRSRYRHIIIDSPPAEMISDALLLARHSDAVIYVVKADSTSISQVQRGIAMLQQSHVPVFGTVLNQVDLRKARKYGYHHSRAFYNYDFAPR, encoded by the coding sequence ATGGACAACAGCCCTAGCAACTACGTCGAACGTCCTCTTCAAGCGCATCTGCATCCGCAGCACGTTGAAGACAAGGACACCCTGGATCTGCTCAATCTGTGGAGGGTCATCTGGCGCGCCAAATGGAGCATCGGGTGGCTGGTTCTGCTGAGCTGCGCACTGGCGGCCGCTGTGGTCTCCAGCATCACGCCGCAATACATTGGCAGCACCACCCTGCTGTTCAACGACAAAACGCCTCCGCTGATGTCCTTCCAGCAAGTCAAGGATTCAGGCAGCAGCGGCACTGATTACCTGCAGACCCAGCAGGCGCTCCTGCAATCGCGAGATCTTGCCGAACGTGCGGTGAAAAAACTCGGCCTGACGACCCACCCGGTCACCGACCCGCGCCAGCAGCCAAAGCCCTGGTTTGCTCCGCGCCAATGGCTGGCCAATCTGGACCTTGATCAATGGATCCCGGGATTGGGTCGATTTTTACCGCCGAAGAAAGAGGAGCTCACTGAAGCAGAGGTCTTCAATCAGGTCACGCAGAACCTCATGCTGCACACCAGCGTCAAGTTCGTTGGCAAAAGCCAGTTGCTCGAAATCGAAGTCGAGTTGCCAGACCCTGTTCTCGCGGCAGCGGCGGCCAACGCGCTGGCTCAGGGCTTTACCGACAGCCAGCTCGATACCAGCGAGAAATCATCGCAAACGACCACGGCGTGGATGAACACTCGCCTGATCAAGCTGCGCGATAATCTGCGTGCGGCCGAGAAAAAACTGCAGGGTTACCGCGAAGAACAAGGTCTGGTGGATGTTGGCGGCGTCGCCACCATCAGCGCCAACGAACTGGAAATGACCGGCAATCGAATGGTCGACGCCCGTCGCAACCGCGCTGAAGCCGAAAGTGAGTATCGGCAGGCCAAGGCGCTGGGCAACGGCGATCTGAGCCGGCTTTCCAGCGTGCCTGCGGTCTTGAGCAATCCCCTGGTGCAGAAATTCCAGGCCGATCGCGCTGTGGCTCAAGCCAAGGTCGATGAACTGGCAGGGCGCTATGGTCCGAAGCACCCGAGCCTGATTTCCGCACAAACCGAGTTGCGCACTGCCACCACCAGCCTGCAATTGCAGGTGCAGCAAGTGGTGGCCGGTATCGAGCGGCAATACCAGCTCGCCACGGCGAGTGAAGCGTCGCTGCGTCAATCCTTCAATAGCAACAAGGCGCAAATCCAGGACATCGCGCGCAAAGAGTTCCAGTTGCGCGAGTTCCAGCGTGAGGTCGACAGCACACGCGCGCTGTATGAAACCTTCGTCACCCGTCTGAAAGAAACCACGGCCACCGCCGACATGGACTCGACGAAAGTGCGCATCGTCGACCCGGCCATCGTTCCAGTCGACGCGAGCAAACCCCGCAAGACATTGATTGTCGGAATCGTCGGGCTGGTCGCTGCGGTCATCGGCGTCGCGTTGGCATTGCTCTTCGAAAGTCTGAGCAATACCTTCAAAACCGACGAGTCAATCGAGAGCGTGTTGAATGTTCCACTACTCAGCGTTGTGCCGTTGGTGGTGAAAAAAAGTCGCCGGCAACTGGCACGGCTCTTCGAGGACAACGACAACCCGCGTTTTTCCGAAACCATTCGCAACCTGCGTACCTGGCTGATGCTGCAAAGCAGCGAAAAGCCCTCGCAAGTGGTGCTCGTGACCTCGACGGTTGCCGGTGAGGGTAAAAGCACCATCGCCACCAATCTGGCCAGTTCGCTGACACCGCTGGAGCGCGTGCTGCTGATCGATGCCGACATGCGTCAGCCAACCCTGTCGCTGAACTTCGATTTCCCTCCGGACAGCCCCGGACTGGCGAATGTCATTGCCGGCACGGCCAGGCTTGAAGACTGCATTGTTTCAGTGGGCAATCTGGACATGTTGCCGGCCGGGAAGGTCTTGCCGCCGTCGCTGGATATGTTCGTTGCACCGCGCCTTCCTTCCCCTGCCGATCCGCTCAACCCGGTTCAACCGCCACCCCAGGATTTGCTCAGCTCGCCGCGCATGGCACGCATGCTCGAGGCGCTCAGATCACGCTATCGCCACATCATTATCGACTCACCCCCTGCGGAGATGATCAGTGACGCGCTGTTGCTGGCCAGACATTCCGATGCGGTGATCTATGTCGTCAAGGCTGACAGCACCTCGATCAGCCAGGTTCAGCGAGGGATTGCCATGTTGCAACAAAGCCATGTGCCGGTCTTTGGCACGGTGCTCAACCAGGTCGACCTGCGCAAGGCGCGCAAGTACGGCTACCACCACTCCCGGGCGTTCTATAACTACGATTTCGCGCCCAGGTAA
- a CDS encoding undecaprenyl-phosphate glucose phosphotransferase: MTSLYTAHMTHRRGLTFWGQWLCALSLVTALLMLLVQWRVGSLTSEYRILIILTVLGSVPIYSVMQVYHKRHGLLVGLGRLLAGWLILLAVLAAIAFFTQTSAIYSRQVIMVWAVLGFVVQALSFLPLHYLARLYSRRVCNGRRSVIIGTCPTAHELAKKLSLPNRALVLGFIAAADSSGPAPSILPLLGHVSAIREIITGLEVRRVYIVLPMAHAATIEALYIDLLDMNVDVVWIPDFGSMVLLNHSISEIERMPAIYLNESLLSSHPASLFCKDLFERSLAGLAIALLSPLLLVVAVAVKLTSAGPVLFKQNRHGCNGEVIKVWKFRSMHVHDDQEVRQATRNDDRLTPIGGFLRRSSIDELPQLFNVLSGRMALVGPRPHAVTHNIYYTGKVRAYMARHRLKPGITGLAQITGHRGETETVEKMQLRVAQDLNYINQWSLWLDIKILIKTPFTLFSKNIY, from the coding sequence ATGACTTCGCTCTATACCGCTCACATGACACACCGCCGAGGCCTGACGTTCTGGGGCCAGTGGCTGTGCGCACTGTCGCTGGTGACAGCGCTGTTGATGCTGCTCGTGCAGTGGCGCGTCGGCAGTCTGACCAGTGAATACCGCATCCTGATCATTCTGACCGTGCTCGGCTCGGTGCCGATCTACAGCGTGATGCAGGTCTACCACAAGCGCCATGGCTTGCTGGTCGGGCTTGGCAGGTTGCTGGCCGGTTGGTTGATCCTGCTGGCCGTTCTGGCGGCGATTGCGTTCTTCACCCAGACCAGCGCCATTTATTCACGCCAGGTGATCATGGTCTGGGCGGTGCTGGGCTTCGTGGTTCAGGCCTTGAGCTTTTTGCCCCTGCATTACCTGGCCCGCCTGTATTCGCGCAGGGTCTGCAACGGGCGTCGCTCGGTGATCATCGGTACCTGCCCGACGGCCCATGAACTGGCGAAAAAACTGTCACTGCCGAACCGCGCGCTGGTGCTGGGCTTCATCGCCGCTGCCGACAGCAGTGGCCCCGCACCCAGCATTCTGCCGTTGCTCGGCCACGTTTCCGCCATCCGCGAGATCATCACGGGACTGGAAGTGCGTCGCGTCTATATCGTGCTGCCGATGGCCCATGCCGCAACGATCGAAGCGCTCTACATCGACCTGTTGGACATGAATGTCGACGTGGTGTGGATTCCGGATTTCGGCAGCATGGTGTTGCTCAACCATTCGATCTCGGAAATCGAGCGGATGCCGGCCATCTACCTCAACGAGAGCCTGCTCAGCTCGCACCCCGCCAGCCTGTTTTGCAAGGATCTGTTTGAACGCAGCCTCGCCGGCCTGGCCATTGCTCTGCTCAGCCCCTTGCTGCTGGTGGTGGCCGTTGCCGTCAAGCTCACCTCCGCAGGCCCGGTGCTGTTCAAGCAGAACCGTCATGGTTGCAACGGTGAAGTGATCAAGGTCTGGAAGTTTCGCTCCATGCACGTCCACGACGACCAGGAGGTTCGCCAGGCCACCCGCAACGATGACCGCCTCACGCCGATCGGGGGCTTTCTGCGCCGCAGTTCCATCGACGAATTGCCTCAGCTGTTCAACGTCCTGTCCGGCCGGATGGCCCTGGTCGGCCCGCGCCCGCATGCCGTCACCCACAACATTTATTACACCGGCAAGGTGCGCGCCTACATGGCCCGGCATCGCCTCAAGCCGGGGATCACCGGCCTGGCCCAAATCACCGGCCATCGTGGCGAAACCGAGACCGTGGAAAAGATGCAGCTGCGCGTTGCCCAGGACCTCAACTACATCAACCAGTGGTCGCTGTGGCTCGACATCAAAATCCTTATCAAGACCCCCTTCACGCTGTTCTCGAAAAACATCTATTGA
- a CDS encoding UDP-glucose dehydrogenase family protein translates to MNVSVFGIGYVGLVQGAALAEVGHKVLCVDVDAGRVEALKEGTLPIYEPGLKSLVRDNYQSGRLRFGTDLVDAVHHGDVLLIAVGTPPDEDGSADLKCVLSVAQTIALNMDRHQIIVDKSTVPVGTGDRVRACIGQVLADNGRSDLTFDVVSNPEFLKEGCAVEDCMRPDRIIIGTDSPRAEEVMRELYEPFNRSREKIIVMDVRSAELTKYAANCMLATKISFMNEMACLAEKLGADIEKVRHGIGADPRIGYQFIYPGLGYGGSCFPKDVKALIQAANGVDVDARVLKAVESRNQEQKASLFRKVSDHFDGHLRGKTFALWGLSFKPNTDDMREAPSRVLMEALWQAGARVQAFDPKAMEEAQRLYGSRDDLTLTGTKEAALKNADALIIVTEWQSFRAPDFDRLSQLLKQPLIFDGRNLFDPQRLSKRGFTYVSVGRQTPSVL, encoded by the coding sequence ATGAATGTGAGCGTATTCGGTATTGGTTACGTAGGCCTTGTCCAAGGTGCTGCATTGGCCGAGGTCGGGCACAAAGTGCTCTGCGTCGACGTCGACGCGGGCAGGGTCGAGGCGCTGAAAGAAGGCACGCTGCCGATCTACGAGCCTGGCCTCAAGAGTCTGGTGCGCGACAATTATCAAAGCGGCCGGCTGCGGTTCGGCACAGACCTGGTGGACGCCGTTCACCATGGTGATGTGCTGTTGATCGCCGTCGGCACGCCGCCCGACGAAGACGGTTCGGCGGATCTCAAATGCGTGCTGAGCGTGGCGCAAACCATCGCGCTGAACATGGATCGGCATCAGATCATCGTCGACAAATCCACCGTGCCGGTCGGCACCGGCGACCGGGTGCGAGCGTGTATCGGGCAGGTACTGGCCGACAACGGTCGCAGTGACCTGACGTTCGACGTGGTTTCCAACCCGGAATTTCTCAAGGAAGGCTGCGCGGTCGAAGACTGCATGCGCCCGGACCGAATCATCATCGGCACCGACAGCCCGCGTGCCGAAGAGGTTATGCGCGAACTGTATGAGCCGTTCAATCGCAGCCGCGAAAAAATCATTGTCATGGACGTTCGCAGCGCTGAACTGACCAAGTACGCCGCCAATTGCATGCTGGCGACCAAGATCAGTTTCATGAACGAAATGGCCTGCCTCGCTGAAAAGCTCGGCGCCGACATCGAAAAGGTGCGCCACGGCATCGGTGCCGACCCACGCATCGGTTACCAGTTTATCTACCCCGGTCTCGGCTACGGCGGCTCGTGTTTTCCCAAAGACGTGAAGGCACTGATACAGGCGGCCAACGGTGTAGACGTCGACGCCCGGGTGCTCAAGGCCGTGGAGTCGCGCAATCAGGAGCAGAAGGCCAGCCTGTTCCGCAAAGTGTCCGATCACTTCGACGGTCACCTGCGCGGCAAGACGTTTGCCCTGTGGGGGTTGAGTTTCAAACCCAACACCGACGACATGCGCGAGGCTCCCAGCCGCGTACTGATGGAGGCGTTGTGGCAAGCCGGCGCCCGCGTGCAGGCGTTCGATCCCAAAGCCATGGAAGAGGCCCAGCGCTTATACGGCTCGCGCGATGACCTGACCCTGACAGGCACCAAGGAAGCGGCGCTGAAAAATGCCGACGCCCTGATCATCGTCACCGAGTGGCAATCGTTCCGGGCGCCGGACTTCGACCGGCTCAGCCAGTTGCTCAAACAGCCACTGATTTTCGACGGACGCAATCTGTTCGATCCCCAGCGTTTGAGCAAACGTGGATTCACCTACGTCTCCGTGGGTCGGCAGACCCCTTCAGTTCTCTGA
- a CDS encoding WecB/TagA/CpsF family glycosyltransferase: protein MFKLEIVGHYSAKLLEANQAYSFINFASIGSFFEQTPSSVAYFCDGMLMSTFMSRITGRPIGRVSFDFTSIADVVLRSAEQQGKRVYFVGARQAELDLFISKIKTLYPQLSIAGYHNGYFDAAQAEGIRADICRSAADILIVGLGAGLQEQFEQDALRAGFRGVAFTCGGFIRQEALATRQYYPALINRLHLRAFYRMYREPHTIKRYLIDYPTNFLHLLNMIVRHKVAISVGE, encoded by the coding sequence ATGTTCAAACTGGAGATAGTCGGCCACTACTCGGCGAAATTGCTGGAGGCCAACCAGGCCTATTCCTTCATCAACTTTGCCTCGATTGGCAGTTTTTTCGAGCAAACCCCGAGCAGCGTTGCCTATTTTTGCGACGGCATGCTGATGTCAACCTTCATGTCTCGCATTACCGGCAGACCGATTGGTCGGGTCAGCTTCGACTTCACCTCGATAGCCGACGTCGTGCTGCGCAGCGCCGAGCAACAGGGCAAACGGGTTTATTTCGTCGGCGCCCGACAAGCTGAACTCGACCTGTTCATCAGCAAGATCAAAACCCTTTATCCGCAACTGAGCATCGCCGGCTATCACAACGGCTATTTCGACGCCGCCCAGGCCGAAGGCATTCGGGCTGACATCTGTCGCAGCGCAGCGGACATTCTGATCGTCGGCCTGGGCGCCGGACTGCAAGAGCAGTTCGAACAGGATGCCCTGCGCGCAGGCTTTCGCGGGGTCGCCTTCACCTGTGGCGGGTTCATCCGGCAAGAAGCCCTGGCGACGCGGCAGTACTACCCGGCACTGATCAATCGACTGCACCTGCGCGCGTTTTATCGCATGTACCGCGAGCCCCACACGATCAAGCGCTACCTCATCGATTACCCCACCAACTTCCTGCACCTCCTGAACATGATCGTTCGACACAAAGTCGCCATCAGCGTTGGGGAATGA
- a CDS encoding glycosyltransferase yields the protein MHILFILKDFKPGGGIERVQQRLSEQFLKDGRRVSFFVMNADMPDTRDIQCFSGGGSGIAGLFKSIALLRRLIQREGVTHLISAKEQANLCTWFATLGSACKVIYSRHATLDCSEQKTGPSSLRLLYTLYLCGSGKVVTVSSALRQTLADAVPWGRHRIRYCPNAVVTDQLFQAAQAPQPAGFPRNYWLGLGRLVEPKGFHLLLDAYALALRSAALPDLVIVGDGPLREALVTQANQLGIAQQVHFSGFLSNPYPVLRHARLFILSSLQEGMPTVLIEALALGTPVLACDCETGPRELLDHGRLGQLVIVNDVQALADGMLRHLTLRNDISCSDKTLTDTLRPYTSQHAAQAYYQVWNQ from the coding sequence ATGCACATCCTGTTTATCCTCAAGGATTTCAAGCCCGGCGGTGGCATCGAGCGCGTTCAGCAACGGTTGTCCGAGCAGTTTCTCAAGGACGGCCGGCGTGTGAGTTTTTTCGTCATGAACGCGGACATGCCCGACACCCGGGACATTCAATGCTTCAGCGGTGGTGGCAGCGGCATTGCCGGCCTGTTCAAGTCCATCGCACTGTTGCGCCGGCTCATCCAGCGCGAGGGCGTCACCCACCTCATTTCCGCCAAGGAACAGGCGAACCTCTGCACGTGGTTCGCCACCCTGGGCAGTGCCTGCAAGGTCATCTACAGCCGCCACGCGACACTCGATTGCAGCGAACAGAAAACCGGCCCCTCAAGCCTGCGCCTGCTCTACACCTTATATCTGTGTGGCAGCGGCAAGGTGGTGACGGTTTCCTCGGCCCTGCGCCAGACCCTCGCCGATGCCGTGCCTTGGGGGCGGCATCGCATCCGTTATTGCCCCAATGCCGTCGTCACCGATCAACTGTTCCAGGCCGCCCAGGCACCGCAACCCGCCGGTTTCCCCCGCAACTACTGGTTAGGCCTGGGCCGTCTGGTCGAGCCCAAAGGGTTTCATCTGCTGCTGGACGCTTATGCGTTGGCGCTACGCAGCGCAGCGCTGCCGGATCTGGTGATCGTCGGTGATGGCCCGTTGCGCGAAGCACTGGTCACTCAGGCCAATCAATTGGGTATCGCGCAACAGGTGCACTTCAGCGGCTTCCTCAGCAATCCCTATCCCGTGCTCAGACACGCCCGGCTGTTCATTTTGAGCTCCCTGCAAGAAGGCATGCCGACCGTGCTGATCGAGGCGTTGGCGCTGGGCACGCCGGTGCTGGCGTGCGATTGCGAGACCGGGCCGAGAGAGTTGCTGGACCACGGCCGGCTTGGCCAGCTGGTTATCGTCAACGATGTACAGGCGCTGGCCGACGGCATGCTGCGACACCTGACCCTGCGCAATGACATTTCCTGCAGCGACAAGACGCTCACTGACACCCTGCGCCCTTACACCAGCCAGCACGCGGCGCAGGCGTATTACCAGGTCTGGAATCAATGA
- a CDS encoding glycosyltransferase gives MKKLLIILHDLSAGGAEKMMARLAKALVDAGNDVTLLMLTGGGIHAAHLDPRVKKVELHSPRSVRAVPALTRFLRANRFDAQLAALTHVNVVAIVAAALSGTLARLHVSERNAFSHDRHVNPDFMVRMAYRVAPLLYRMIPNPVICVSRGVAQDLVDTTLARRQDVTIADNPVLDNDFREKTPGLPRHRWLLEKSGTVIVAVGRLAPQKGFDTLITAFAALPDRRARLIIFGEGALRAALLEQAKQLGVAERFDLPGYANDPLAEVAAADCFVLSSRFEGSPNALVEALSTGTPVVATRCPHGPQDILVGGLVAPLVAVDDPIALAQAIAEQLSIPRDLQRQSRLDAAARFMSASAVQTYLRALIGSTSS, from the coding sequence ATGAAAAAGTTACTGATCATCCTCCATGACCTCAGCGCCGGCGGCGCTGAAAAAATGATGGCGCGCCTCGCCAAAGCGCTGGTGGATGCGGGCAATGACGTGACATTGCTGATGCTCACCGGCGGCGGCATTCACGCAGCGCATCTCGACCCGCGGGTGAAAAAGGTTGAATTGCACAGCCCGCGCAGCGTCCGTGCGGTGCCGGCACTGACGCGATTTCTGCGTGCCAATCGCTTTGACGCCCAACTGGCGGCCCTCACCCACGTCAACGTGGTGGCGATCGTCGCGGCGGCCCTGTCCGGTACGCTGGCCCGGCTGCACGTCAGCGAGCGCAATGCCTTTTCCCATGACCGGCACGTGAACCCCGACTTCATGGTGCGGATGGCTTATCGGGTGGCACCGCTGCTTTACCGGATGATTCCGAATCCGGTGATCTGTGTATCGCGCGGTGTCGCCCAGGATCTGGTCGATACCACCCTCGCCCGGCGGCAAGACGTGACCATTGCCGACAATCCGGTGCTCGACAACGATTTCCGCGAGAAGACGCCGGGACTGCCCCGCCACCGCTGGCTGCTGGAAAAGTCCGGCACGGTGATTGTCGCCGTGGGGCGTCTGGCGCCACAAAAAGGTTTCGACACGCTGATCACAGCGTTCGCGGCACTGCCGGATCGCCGTGCCCGCCTGATCATTTTTGGCGAAGGCGCCCTCAGGGCCGCACTGCTGGAACAGGCGAAACAGCTGGGGGTGGCGGAGCGCTTCGATCTGCCGGGCTATGCCAATGATCCCCTGGCAGAAGTGGCCGCAGCCGATTGCTTCGTACTGTCGTCGCGTTTCGAGGGCAGTCCCAACGCGCTGGTCGAGGCGTTATCCACCGGTACGCCGGTGGTGGCGACCCGCTGCCCCCACGGTCCGCAAGACATCCTCGTCGGCGGTCTGGTGGCGCCGCTGGTCGCTGTCGATGATCCCATCGCCCTGGCGCAGGCCATCGCCGAGCAACTGTCCATACCGCGCGATCTGCAGCGTCAGTCACGCCTCGATGCAGCCGCGCGATTCATGAGTGCCAGCGCGGTGCAGACCTACCTCAGAGCGTTGATCGGGAGTACGTCATCATGA